The nucleotide window CCAAAAGCGAAAGCCACGGGGTCACCCGTGGCTAGAAAAAGAAAAAAGCCACGGAGGCCTGTCTCCCACCGCGGCCATCCTCGACGACAAAGACGTCAGGTGGTGCCGACCGGGGGATAGACGCCGATAAAAAAGAACCGCCACCTTCTCAGATGCCTGAAATCCATCTGCGGCTTCCTTGAAGGGTTTCGATGGATGTGTTAGCGTACTTACCACCACCCCCGAGGCTTGTCAAGGGGATTTCCGGGGAGATTTCCCTTTACAGCGAGGGGCCTTTTCTGTAATTTTCCAGCCAGGGAGATTCAGGGATGTCAGGACATTCCAAATGGGCAGGAATCAAGCATAAAAAGGCAAAGGTCGATGCCCAGCGGGGGCGGCTCTTCACCAGGCTGATCCGCGAGGTCACGGTGGCGGCCCGGATCGGCGGTGGGGATCCGGCGGGAAACCCTCGTCTGCGTGATGCCATCGACAAGGCCAAAGGCGGCAACATGCCCCAGGACAATATCATCCGGGCCATCAAGAAGGGGACTGGGGAACTGGAAGGGGTCACTTACGAGGAGTGCGTCTACGAAGGGTACGGCCCCGGGGGAGTGGCGGTGATGGTGGAGGCGGTCACCGACACCAGGAACCGGACGACGGCAGAGGTGCGAAAGATCTTCTCTCGCCTTGGTGGGAACCTGGGCGAGGCAGGGTGTGTTGGCTGGATGTTCGACAAGAAAGGGTTGATCCAGGTCACGGCGAACCGGGTAGACGAAGAGCAGCTTTTGGCAGTGGCCCTCGAGGCAGGCGCGGAGGATGTGCGGAGCGAGGAGCAGACGTTCGAGGTCGTCATCGCCCCCAAGGATTTTGGATCGGTAAAAACCGCGTTGGAGCAGGCGGCCTTCCCCATCGAACATGCCGAGATCACCATGGTGCCTCAATCCACCATCCGGGTCGAGGGCAAGACGGCCGAGCAGGTGCTCCGTCTCGTGGACGGACTTGAAGAGCAAGACGATGTGCAGCAGGTCTATGCCAATTTCGATATTCCCGAACAGATCATGGCGGCGCTTTCGGCCTAGTGCCCCCGTCCTAGTGACAGGTCACAGGTGACGGTTGGGTGACGACCGATGACCGTAATCCGATGACGGAAAACATGAAAGGCTTTCCCGGTCGGCGGTGATCGGAGAGAGAGAATGGAGCAGCGTTTGAGCACGGAGAGGTGAGCATCGGACGGGTACTTAGGGAGCAGGCACCCAACGGATTGCGGGTGATGGGGATCGATCCCGGGATGGCCGCCACCGGTTATGGCGTGGTGGAGGTCCGAAACGGTTCTCTCATCTCCATCGATCATGGCGTGATCACCACCTCGCCCCGTCAGGCCTTTCCCCAGAGACTCCACACAATCCACCAGACTCTCCAGACGATCATTGGGCAGCATCAGCCCGGATGTGGGGTCCTGGAGGGCATTTTTTTTTCCAAGAATGTCAAGACCGCGCTACAGCTCGGACATACCAGGGGTGCAGCCGTGTTAGCCGTGGTGGAGGCCGGCCTGACGGTCTTTGAGTATAGTCCGCTAGAGGTGAAAAGTGCGGTGACCGGCTTTGGAAAAGCGTCGAAGCCGCAGGTCCAACGGATGGTGGCCTCCCTCCTCGGACTCTCGTCGGGGCTCCCTGCCACCGATGCGGCGGATGCCTTGGCGGTGGCCATCTGTCATATCCATGGGGTGGTCCTTCACACGCGGATCGCGAGGGTGTAGCTGTGTCCTCCTCCTGCTGGTGCTTGTGGGGGCGGCGAGTCCCCAGGAGGTTGAACAGGCAAAGGCGGAAGCCACTGCGGCCCTCGTCGAGGTTCTGAAACTGTGGAACGTTGAGGATTATGGAGCCGTCTACGATCGAGGGACGACGGCGACCAAGCGCCTCTTTACCCGTGAAGATTTCATCGGCCGGATGCGGGGTCTGGGATGCAAGACGACCTGCTGTTGGACGACATTTGAATTACACAATGCGGATTATCAGTCGCCGAGACTGGTCGTCGTCGCGGGAAGGGTCGGTTTTGAATGGACAGGACGCACCGTTCCCCGCTTTCAGTGTGGCCCGCGTGTTCAGAGTTTTCCGATGACCCGCGAGGAGGAAGCGTGGCGCATCGATCTCACCCTCATCCTTCCCTTTTTCTAGGGAGGCTTCGGTGATCGGGCGGCTCAGGGGGAAGGTGGCCAAGCGGGACCCCGCGGAGGTGATCGTGGACGTGAACGGGGTGGGCTATCGTGTCTTCATCCCCCTTTCCACCTACTACCGGCTCCCTGAAGAGGGGACCGAGATCCTCCTCCATACCGCCACCCACGTGCGGGACGACGCCTGGAATCTTTACGGCTTTCTGACGGAACTCGAGAGATCCATATTTAACCTTCTCCGGGGCGTTTCCGGGATTGGGCCCCGCCTGGCCATCAACATCCTTTCGGGGATTACGGCGGAAGAGATGATCCCGGCCATCTCGCGCGGGGATTTGCTGCGCCTGAGCGCCATTCCTGGGGTGGGCCGCAAGACGTCGGAGCGGATCATCCTTGAGCTGAAGGAAAAGGTCGGGTTGCTTCTGGAGCCGATCGAGGCGGCAGTACCCGATCCGGACCGAAGAGAAGGGGTCTTACAGGATGTGGTCTCCGCGCTCCTGAATCTCGGCTACAGCCGCGCTGCGGCCTCCAAGGCCGCCGCCAGCGCAGCCC belongs to Candidatus Methylomirabilota bacterium and includes:
- the ruvA gene encoding Holliday junction branch migration protein RuvA, with protein sequence MIGRLRGKVAKRDPAEVIVDVNGVGYRVFIPLSTYYRLPEEGTEILLHTATHVRDDAWNLYGFLTELERSIFNLLRGVSGIGPRLAINILSGITAEEMIPAISRGDLLRLSAIPGVGRKTSERIILELKEKVGLLLEPIEAAVPDPDRREGVLQDVVSALLNLGYSRAAASKAAASAAQRVDGGEDFEAVVKQALRVLAGQAKG
- a CDS encoding YebC/PmpR family DNA-binding transcriptional regulator, whose translation is MSGHSKWAGIKHKKAKVDAQRGRLFTRLIREVTVAARIGGGDPAGNPRLRDAIDKAKGGNMPQDNIIRAIKKGTGELEGVTYEECVYEGYGPGGVAVMVEAVTDTRNRTTAEVRKIFSRLGGNLGEAGCVGWMFDKKGLIQVTANRVDEEQLLAVALEAGAEDVRSEEQTFEVVIAPKDFGSVKTALEQAAFPIEHAEITMVPQSTIRVEGKTAEQVLRLVDGLEEQDDVQQVYANFDIPEQIMAALSA
- the ruvC gene encoding crossover junction endodeoxyribonuclease RuvC, whose product is MSIGRVLREQAPNGLRVMGIDPGMAATGYGVVEVRNGSLISIDHGVITTSPRQAFPQRLHTIHQTLQTIIGQHQPGCGVLEGIFFSKNVKTALQLGHTRGAAVLAVVEAGLTVFEYSPLEVKSAVTGFGKASKPQVQRMVASLLGLSSGLPATDAADALAVAICHIHGVVLHTRIARV